The Triticum aestivum cultivar Chinese Spring chromosome 7B, IWGSC CS RefSeq v2.1, whole genome shotgun sequence genome window below encodes:
- the LOC123157958 gene encoding uncharacterized protein, which translates to MGLLAGDGGSGGLGYNTSCGKTSGLVWNLTSSYADQSNEASMLSATVIMFLLAALFFNLNLFSGLSDTSAILDPKVRVVLSKALSLFLPVMSYLFSEAKNAGGLACAGAAAASELPLRARLILTWMLLVELLRNKVEEIRMQRGDDGWHRGTVERAGRVVWLGSLVFFNLRGAGRKSVLGILWLLCVAKLVQRVTFTLVGKNSLAYGKNARLIISYMHAPHDQSLQQQHGDDADHGDELLKGCRYAVMGEDKLVNKPTPAGYSVRGDITTAETTTTVGKIWRLAETDPLLGSVDQDGRLRRLCLSFALFKLLRRSFEHLPPMSEAETRDCRGLIFFEGGLYSSSKRSNRSNGQGEVEKAALAAAEELFQVMKDETIFLSEYYHSVVPVALASPFFLLANYLLLPAMVLLLCLVIVVLCGNGDVLFAFHSLRSDNYSVSFGVVRMARCLLTRVLSSPSVFFSTIDLSITLLLFLVLVYEQVWEFVVFLFSNWFLVSMLHGYAAKPHWRRSATFSWAIRRMLWVRSKMSHPDITMRQFSALRSCRLGRQLRMVPAVSLTLPTIAVPKEVKHSIAEYLSATSLQEEDDYDPTATRRGLLSNGQLAVAEYGELRRACKTESIAEVILAWHIATCLFEEKFPSPCASPSRDMVVATTLSKYCAYLVAFHPELLPENEESTERVFEIMEEDLRRTVGFWRYHLPAAVAPLLGSGYEQIMRLEEKPNLAQALELAEMSALQRGAILERALEKEAKCAAGVEGMWKVLADLWVQLMVYVAPSGGEEHVMGHAKVLPEGGEFVTVLWALATHIGMRRAAPVAVGSMEHV; encoded by the coding sequence ATGGGCTTGCTGGCCGGAGACGGCGGTAGCGGCGGCCTTGGCTACAACACGAGCTGCGGGAAGACCAGCGGCCTGGTGTGGAACCTGACGTCCTCCTATGCGGACCAGAGCAACGAGGCCTCCATGCTGTCCGCCACCGTCATCATGTTCCTCCTCGCCGCGCTCTTCTTCAACCTCAACCTCTTCAGCGGCCTCTCCGACACCAGCGCCATCCTCGACCCCAAGGTCCGCGTCGTGCTCTCCAAGGCGctctccctcttcctccccgtCATGTCCTACCTCTTCTCCGAGGCCAAGAACGCCGGCGGCCTCGCgtgcgccggcgccgccgcggcgtCCGAGCTCCCGCTGCGGGCCCGGCTGATCCTCACGTGGATGCTCCTCGTGGAGCTCCTCCGCAACAAGGTGGAGGAGATCCGCATGCAGCGGGGGGACGACGGCTGGCACAGGGGCACCGTGGAGCGCGCCGGCCGCGTCGTCTGGCTCGGGAGCCTCGTCTTCTTCAACCTGCGCGGCGCCGGGCGCAAGTCCGTGCTGGGCATCCTCTGGCTCCTCTGCGTGGCCAAGCTGGTGCAGAGGGTCACCTTCACCTTGGTGGGGAAGAACTCTCTCGCCTACGGGAAGAACGCACGCCTCATCATCTCCTACATGCATGCGCCTCATGACCAGTCGCTGCAGCAGCAGCATGGAGACGACGCCGACCACGGCGACGAGCTCTTGAAGGGGTGTCGGTACGCGGTGATGGGAGAAGACAAGCTGGTGAATAAGCCAACCCCGGCTGGCTACAGCGTCAGAGGTGACATCACCACCGCCGAGACGACGACGACCGTCGGGAAAATCTGGCGACTTGCAGAGACCGACCCCCTCCTTGGCTCCGTCGACCAAGATGGGCGGCTGCGGAGGCTCTGCCTCTCCTTCGCGCTCTTCAAACTCCTTCGCCGGAGTTTCGAGCACCTGCCGCCGATGAGCGAGGCCGAGACCCGCGACTGCCGGGGCCTCATCTTCTTCGAAGGAGGCTTGTACAGCAGCAGCAAGAGGAGCAACCGGAGCAATGGCCAAGGAGAAGTCGAGAAGGCAGCATTAGCAGCAGCAGAGGAGTTGTTCCAGGTGATGAAGGACGAGACCATCTTCCTGAGCGAGTACTACCACTCCGTCGTCCCCGTGGCCTTGGCGAGCCCCTTCTTCCTGCTCGCGAACTACCTGCTCCTCCCGGCCATGGTGCTGCTCCTGTGCCTCGTCATCGTCGTCCTCTGCGGCAACGGCGACGTGCTCTTCGCTTTCCACAGCCTGAGGAGCGACAACTACAGCGTCTCGTTCGGGGTGGTCAGGATGGCGAGGTGCCTCTTGACGAGAGTCCTCAGTTCCCCGTCGGTCTTCTTCTCCACCATCGACCTCTCCATCACCTTGCTCCTCTTCCTCGTGCTGGTGTACGAGCAGGTGTGGGAGTTTGTGGTCTTCCTCTTCTCCAACTGGTTCCTCGTGTCCATGCTCCACGGGTACGCCGCCAAGCCCCACTGGCGCCGGAGCGCCACCTTCAGCTGGGCCATCCGCCGCATGCTCTGGGTGCGGAGCAAGATGAGCCACCCGGACATCACCATGAGGCAGTTCTCCGCGCTGAGGTCCTGCCGTCTCGGCCGCCAACTGAGGATGGTGCCGGCCGTCTCGCTGACGCTGCCGACCATCGCCGTGCCAAAGGAGGTGAAGCATTCCATCGCCGAGTACTTATCAGCGACGTCGCTGCAGGAGGAGGACGACTACGACCCCACCGCCACTCGTCGTGGTCTTCTCAGCAACGGCCAGCTCGCGGTCGCCGAGTACGGGGAGCTCCGGCGTGCGTGCAAGACCGAGAGCATCGCCGAGGTGATCCTCGCGTGGCACATCGCCACCTGCCTCTTCGAGGAGAAATTTCCGTCACCGTGCGCCTCGCCCTCGCGTGACATGGTTGTGGCGACGACGCTGTCCAAGTACTGCGCCTACCTGGTAGCCTTCCACCCGGAGCTACTGCCGGAAAACGAGGAGAGCACAGAGCGCGTCTTCGAGATcatggaggaagatctgaggcgtACGGTCGGCTTCTGGCGCTACCACCTCCCGGCGGCGGTGGCGCCGCTGCTGGGCTCCGGGTACGAGCAGATCATGCGCCTGGAGGAGAAGCCGAACCTGGCCCAGGCGCTGGAGTTGGCGGAGATGTCGGCGCTGCAGAGGGGGGCCATCCTGGAGCGCGCGCTGGAGAAGGAAGCCAAGTGCGCCGCCGGCGTGGAGGGGATGTGGAAGGTGCTGGCTGATCTGTGGGTGCAGCTCATGGTGTACGTGGCACCGTCGGGGGGCGAGGAGCACGTCATGGGGCACGCCAAGGTGCTGCCGGAGGGCGGCGAGTTCGTCACCGTGCTCTGGGCGCTGGCCACGCACATCGGCATGCGCCGCGCGGCGCCGGTGGCTGTCGGTAGCATGGAACATGTTTAG